The following proteins are encoded in a genomic region of Rhodoferax aquaticus:
- a CDS encoding type II toxin-antitoxin system CcdA family antitoxin: MSAAFSTTGTSVRKRAVNLTLNEGLVAQAKTYTSNLSATMEELLTAYVAKQQQARLTRQQQADAAAMDWNAVHATVGSFADEHSTL, from the coding sequence ATGTCCGCAGCTTTCAGCACCACAGGCACCAGCGTTCGCAAACGCGCTGTAAATCTCACCCTCAACGAAGGCTTGGTCGCGCAGGCCAAGACCTACACCAGCAACCTGTCCGCCACCATGGAAGAGCTGTTGACCGCCTACGTGGCGAAGCAACAGCAAGCCCGGCTGACGCGTCAGCAGCAAGCCGATGCGGCCGCCATGGACTGGAATGCGGTTCACGCGACGGTAGGCTCGTTCGCTGACGAACACAGCACCTTGTGA
- a CDS encoding CcdB family protein, whose amino-acid sequence MAQFDVHRNRGALKDTIPFVVIVQSSLFDRYRRRMVVPLVRRSALPGNASTAGSRMNPVLEVEGVSLVLHPLDMVSVAVDQLGEHVTSLAEHGQAIADALDELLTRAWG is encoded by the coding sequence ATGGCGCAGTTCGATGTCCACCGCAACCGGGGCGCATTGAAGGACACCATCCCCTTCGTGGTGATCGTGCAATCGTCCCTCTTTGATCGCTACCGCAGGCGCATGGTGGTGCCGTTGGTGCGCCGCAGCGCCTTGCCTGGCAACGCAAGCACCGCAGGCTCGCGCATGAACCCCGTGTTGGAGGTGGAAGGCGTGTCGTTGGTCTTGCACCCGCTGGATATGGTGTCTGTGGCGGTGGACCAGTTGGGTGAACACGTCACCTCCCTGGCGGAGCATGGGCAGGCGATTGCGGACGCCTTGGATGAGCTGCTCACGCGGGCTTGGGGCTGA
- a CDS encoding alpha/beta hydrolase family protein: MTISHAQTARLGFVELPQSDGGNTAVFYPTIDTESPVKKGPFALSWASNATASKGNGRLIVISHGSGGSPWVHADLARVLVTRGFVVAIPQHRGDNYLDNSNPGPSSWALRPLEVSQAIDVVSAYAPVSRFLSLDAVGIFGGSAGGHTALSLAGGEWSPSRFRDHCEQNIERDFSSCVGFITLLRGTWFDTVKVWLAKRIISWRFSDNNLQSYIDPRIKASVAMVPFAADFVPQSLAEPKVALGLVIAGKDVNQVPSFHVEAVLNECQPLCEVIMNLPEASHGAMLSPLPPFEQDSIASHLLSDPASFDRAAVLPQLYALIANFFVKKLL; encoded by the coding sequence ATGACGATCTCTCATGCCCAGACTGCAAGATTGGGATTTGTTGAGCTGCCGCAATCAGATGGAGGCAACACTGCAGTTTTCTATCCAACCATTGACACAGAATCGCCGGTAAAGAAAGGGCCGTTTGCGCTTTCTTGGGCTAGCAATGCGACGGCGTCAAAAGGCAATGGCCGCTTGATTGTTATCTCTCACGGATCTGGGGGTTCGCCTTGGGTGCACGCCGATTTGGCTCGCGTATTGGTCACTCGCGGTTTTGTGGTGGCAATACCCCAACATCGAGGCGACAACTACTTGGATAACTCCAACCCTGGTCCTTCAAGTTGGGCATTGCGACCGCTGGAAGTCAGCCAAGCTATAGACGTCGTATCTGCTTACGCACCCGTGTCCAGATTTCTCTCACTTGATGCCGTTGGCATATTTGGTGGCTCAGCTGGCGGGCACACCGCTCTCTCACTTGCAGGTGGCGAATGGTCGCCAAGTCGATTTCGTGATCACTGCGAGCAAAACATTGAGCGTGATTTTTCTTCGTGCGTTGGTTTCATAACGCTACTTCGTGGTACCTGGTTTGATACCGTCAAAGTTTGGCTGGCCAAGCGCATCATTTCTTGGCGATTTTCAGACAACAACCTACAAAGCTACATTGACCCGCGAATCAAGGCCTCTGTTGCTATGGTGCCGTTTGCTGCGGACTTTGTGCCTCAATCTCTGGCCGAGCCGAAAGTAGCACTCGGTTTGGTCATCGCAGGGAAAGATGTAAACCAAGTCCCGTCCTTTCATGTCGAAGCAGTCTTAAATGAATGCCAGCCTCTTTGCGAGGTAATCATGAACTTGCCCGAGGCCAGCCACGGGGCAATGCTGTCACCCTTGCCACCGTTTGAACAAGATAGCATCGCAAGTCATTTGCTAAGTGACCCTGCCTC